A region from the Sphingomonas flavescens genome encodes:
- the grpE gene encoding nucleotide exchange factor GrpE yields the protein MTDDGKLHDEAEDIRQETAEGAPELAEHDRAAELEKQLEEAKSKALYAAAETQNVRRRLEQELQQATSYAAAGFARDMLAIKDHLDRALAAVSDELRADKTASQFLAGIEATSRELDAVFQRNNVTRIQAVGETLDPHKHQAMIEMPSDKEPGTIVEEMQAGYTMKDRLLRPALVAVAKKPD from the coding sequence ATGACGGACGACGGAAAATTGCACGACGAAGCGGAAGACATCCGCCAGGAAACGGCCGAGGGCGCGCCGGAACTGGCCGAGCACGACCGCGCGGCGGAGCTCGAGAAGCAGCTCGAGGAAGCCAAGAGCAAGGCGCTTTACGCCGCCGCGGAGACGCAGAACGTGCGTCGCCGGCTGGAGCAGGAATTGCAGCAGGCGACCAGCTATGCCGCGGCCGGCTTCGCGCGCGACATGCTGGCGATCAAGGATCACCTCGACCGCGCGCTTGCGGCGGTGAGCGACGAGCTGCGCGCGGACAAGACCGCGAGCCAGTTCCTGGCAGGCATCGAGGCCACGTCACGCGAGCTAGACGCGGTGTTCCAGCGCAATAACGTGACGCGCATTCAGGCGGTGGGCGAGACGCTCGACCCGCACAAGCACCAGGCGATGATCGAAATGCCGAGCGACAAGGAACCGGGCACCATCGTCGAGGAGATGCAGGCCGGCTATACGATGAAGGACCGGCTGCTGCGTCCGGCGCTGGTCGCGGTGGCGAAGAAGCCCGACTGA